In one Drosophila pseudoobscura strain MV-25-SWS-2005 chromosome X, UCI_Dpse_MV25, whole genome shotgun sequence genomic region, the following are encoded:
- the rasp gene encoding protein-cysteine N-palmitoyltransferase Rasp, which translates to MPNAGLLSRCEIFVYFGVYIAYIVVGLYKIYELRDHIVKEAQFQFSDGWSLLPFLRRRRDDSNDELENFGDFIAKFWPFYLLHAIVNGVLNWKWPRLLCHGYAAVCALALGLNLHWTSLAVLVLLVGSYFLVSLTGSKRLVWLLSAGWILWINVMKNNTWWIDRVGYAEYVMVIVTLSWSLLRGCSFALSKFGAQKDVNTSSYDLIQYLGYAMYFPCLTYGPIISYQRFAARRQGQGAPRNWLGFICAVGRSAIWWLLMQCGLHYFYIHYMARDVRMVAMMDSVFWQHSAGYFMGQFFFLYYVVTYGLGIAFAVHDGIPAPSRPRCIGRIHFYSDMWKYFDEGLYEFLFKHIYAELCGKHSSPARKFCATALTFAFVFVWHGCYTYVLIWSILNFLCLAAEKLYKSLISMPTYQTWTLRHLGPVGAQRLHAMLATQLFIPAAFSNVYFIGGQEIGDFLMRGAYLSGVGNYMALCFCSYCFFQCSELLLAKLKPKTT; encoded by the coding sequence atgccaaatgccgGGTTGCTGAGCAGGTGcgaaatatttgtttatttcgGTGTTTATATAGCTTATATTGTTGTTGGACTGTACAAAATCTATGAGCTGCGCGACCACATCGTCAAGGAGGCTCAGTTTCAGTTCTCGGATGGCTGGAGCCTGCTCCCATTCCTGCGGCGTCGCCGCGATGACAGCAACGACGAGCTGGAGAACTTTGGGGACTTTATCGCAAAGTTCTGGCCCTTCTACTTGTTGCACGCGATTGTGAATGGAGTGCTTAACTGGAAGTGGCCACGCCTGCTGTGCCATGGATACGCTGCCGTTTGTGCCTTGGCACTGGGCCTCAATCTCCATTGGACATCGCTGGCGGTGCTGGTTCTGCTGGTCGGTAGCTATTTTCTGGTGTCGTTGACCGGCTCCAAGCGCCTGGTGTGGCTCCTCTCCGCCGGCTGGATCCTGTGGATCAATGTGATGAAGAACAACACGTGGTGGATTGACCGCGTCGGCTATGCGGAGTATGTAATGGTGATAGTTACTCTTTCTTGGAGTTTGCTGCGCGGCTGCAGCTTTGCCCTGTCGAAATTTGGCGCACAGAAGGACGTTAACACATCAAGCTACGACTTGATCCAGTATCTGGGCTATGCCATGTACTTTCCATGCCTAACCTACGGGCCCATCATCAGCTACCAGCGATTCGCAGCTCGTCGCCAGGGACAGGGAGCGCCACGGAATTGGCTGGGATTTATTTGCGCCGTGGGACGCAGCGCTATCTGGTGGCTACTGATGCAGTGCGGACTCCACTACTTCTACATACACTACATGGCGAGGGATGTCCGCATGGTGGCCATGATGGACTCTGTTTTCTGGCAGCACTCTGCCGGCTATTTCATGGGACAGTTCTTCTTCCTTTACTACGTGGTCACCTATGGCCTGGGGATCGCCTTTGCGGTGCACGATGGGATTCCGGCGCCCAGTCGTCCCCGCTGCATTGGACGCATACACTTCTACTCGGACATGTGGAAGTACTTTGATGAGGGGCTCTACGAGTTCCTCTTCAAGCACATCTATGCAGAGCTGTGTGGCAAGCACTCCTCTCCTGCGAGAAAATTTTGTGCCACTGCCCTGACTTTTGCGTTTGTCTTCGTTTGGCATGGCTGCTACACCTATGTACTCATCTGGAGCATACTCAACTTCCTCTGCCTTGCCGCGGAGAAGCTCTACAAGTCGTTGATTTCCATGCCCACCTACCAGACCTGGACGCTTAGACACTTGGGCCCTGTCGGAGCTCAGAGACTGCATGCCATGCTGGCCACCCAGCTATTTATTCCGGCTGCCTTTTCGAATGTGTACTTCATTGGGGGACAGGAAATTGGCGACTTTCTGATGCGCGGCGCCTACTTAAGTGGAGTGGGTAACTATATGGCGCTCTGCTTTTGCAGCTACTGCTTCTTCCAATGCTCAGAGCTGCTCTTGGCCAAGTTAAAGCCAAAAACCACTTGA
- the Asciz gene encoding uncharacterized protein Asciz — protein MECSKDINNIKYTPNISELLPEREYRCEKCGDQVFSNHSHYQLHLRQRHKVVISKQNFSVFHCPVERCRYHASAMARVEGRSFSSLRLVRQHFQKIHLAKNHKCPHCSEKFLLQRDLDRHKCLVHICNVCGLTYSSAAGLRTHMRRKNHLLDKNDGKVAIPALRTWQKLQEITVTTNENLPTIPAMPLTPESSTEAAEPEQTYAWYLPPIDVQCVLQLPQDSQREKLDMETQTEFEDPNEILVPPLRNIETQTPDDNWDQGTIGEMTMVTATVVQETQTPEDNWYHGTLAEMTTELNSELPVQAHTAATSVGHIETQTPDDNWDQETMTMVVQETQTPDDNWDPETMIEMTQVQEQTAATSVGHIETQTPAENWDQVQQHTASTSVDDGFPSYPDNEPMFGAQTSANMYTQTCDDLFEELGLSHIQTQTHWPDDGLYNTQHTQTCDEMLDELLENFTSTYTQTRWLDWQDNEDNDR, from the coding sequence ATGGAATGTTCCAAGGACataaacaatataaaatatacgcCCAACATTTCGGAGCTGCTGCCAGAACGCGAGTACCGCTGTGAAAAATGTGGCGACCAGGTGTTCAGCAACCACAGCCACTACCAGCTTCATCTGCGGCAGAGGCACAAAGTGGTCATTTCTAAGCAAAACTTTTCTGTGTTCCATTGTCCAGTGGAACGGTGCAGGTACCATGCCTCTGCAATGGCTCGAGTGGAAGGCAGAAGCTTTTCCAGCCTGCGCTTGGTCCGGCAGCACTTTCAGAAGATCCACCTCGCCAAAAACCACAAATGTCCGCACTGTAGCGAAAAGTTTCTGCTCCAACGAGACCTGGACAGGCACAAATGCTTGGTGCACATATGTAACGTTTGCGGGCTAACATATAGCAGCGCCGCTGGTCTGAGAACCCACATGCGACGCAAGAATCATCTGTTGGATAAAAATGACGGGAAGGTAGCAATACCTGCACTCAGAACGTGGCAGAAGTTGCAGGAAATCACCGTCACCACTAATGAAAATCTACCTACAATTCCCGCAATGCCCCTCACTCCGGAGAGCTCCACGGAGGCAGCAGAACCAGAGCAAACATACGCTTGGTATTTGCCACCCATAGACGTTCAATGTGTGCTGCAGCTCCCGCAGGATTCGCAGAGAGAGAAGCTGGATATGGAAACTCAAACGGAATTCGAAGATCCAAATGAGATACTAGTGCCTCCACTGCGCAACATAGAAACCCAAACGCCAGACGACAACTGGGATCAGGGAACCATAGGCGAGATGACGATGGTAACGGCAACGGTAGTGCAGGAAACCCAAACGCCGGAAGACAATTGGTATCATGGAACGTTGGCCGAAATGACGACGGAATTAAATTCGGAACTGCCGGTGCAGGCACACACGGCTGCCACTTCAGTTGGTCACATCGAAACCCAAACGCCAGACGACAACTGGGATCAGGAAACGATGACAATGGTAGTGCAGGAAACCCAGACACCAGACGACAACTGGGATCCAGAAACGATGATCGAGATGACGCAGGTGCAGGAACAGACTGCCGCCACTTCTGTGGGCCACATAGAGACCCAAACGCCAGCCGAAAACTGGGATCAAGTGCAGCAACACACTGCGTCCACTTCAGTCGATGACGGTTTTCCCTCCTATCCCGATAACGAGCCCATGTTTGGCGCTCAGACTTCGGCCAACATGTACACCCAGACCTGTGATGATTTATTCGAGGAGCTGGGACTGTCCCACAtacagacccagacccattGGCCGGACGATGGACTGTACAACACACAGCATACGCAAACCTGCGACGAAATGCTTGACGAGCTGCTGGAGAACTTTACTTCCACATATACACAGACCCGATGGCTGGACTGGCAGGACAACGAAGATAACGACAGATGA